In Ooceraea biroi isolate clonal line C1 chromosome 1, Obir_v5.4, whole genome shotgun sequence, the genomic stretch atttatatattcacatTCGTTTCGAGCACCGTTTGTACTTTAATCAAATGCAAATGCTCAGACATCACACGTATCAGAACttgttaacaaaattaatatacgttttctctatttttcttcctaTTTTCGCAAAGTTACATAATGGCACGtcaattgcattattaatggCGGTCTCCCAATTTGATCTTTGACAGAATGTTTAATTCACGATCGGACCTTGTGCCTGTGTGTATATCAGCTGTCATACAAGAATTATGAATTTGTATGAATTCTTTCTTGATTATCGCGCTCATACTTCATCACAAATCGTTATATGTACAAGTGTTTCGCCGTATAATTGCGAGCAAAACAAACATTGGCCAGTTAATTTATATTGGAACGCAAAATAGTCCCTTTTTTATTCGAGCTACGAACTCTCTCGCAAAACGTCGGGCAGTCGCagaatttgcaaaaattgagttcccgcgcgagagagatcgCAGTTTGCGAtccatattattttaatttaattataattttgtgcaaatttcggaaaaaatgtttttcatatttctcttATATCTGGCTGGAGTATCATTCGTACAATGCCAGAAGGTAACTTTAGTGCTGagaataatatacaattttggTATCAATTTATCAAGAAAGAGTACTataaaaatgctaaaaattaaaaactatatttttagCTTCACGAGTATATGACGCCGGACGAAGTGATGTCCGTTTTTCATGCTCCGCATCATCTTGGTAAGTCCTAATAGAACTTTTGTTCgagaaatatctttaaaacaatatttctatagtgtaatatctttttcatttactttttagtaatattaaaattaataaatgtgtatattgTCACTGATtgactgagagagagaggagaggtgtctgcaatttaaaattaatttgttcacTTTTAGTACCTGAGTACGAAGTAGTGCCCGTATTGCATCGTACAAAGAAGCAAGAAGATTCCGATGTATCCGAGGTAAAGGTGAAAGCATTCAATGATGAAGTCAAGTTGTACTTGAATCCTACAGAAGGCATTCTTGCCAGCAAGAATACACCTGTATGGACCGTCAAGTCGAATCCGGAAGCATCCGAAGGATTACAGTACGAACAAGTACTTGGGGTATGTTCGATCTGCAATCAACAAGTACGAGGAATcaaagatatgaaaaattcgATCATTACATTTTGTTACAGGCTATGAAATCTTTAGGAGTCGCGCTTCAAGATGTAGACAGTTCAAGCGCAGTTGTAGTCACTCCTACTCCTAATGGTAAAATACATTTGGTAAGGACTTGAAATTCCAACTTATCAGTCATCTAAAAATGTCAAATCAGAtatgtttaaattttaattgtaataatataatgtattatagtatctaattttataaactaaTAATGTTGCAGGACGGAATAATTAAAGATGCATATGTTATAAAATCTTTGCCGCAACGAATCTTGCAAAAAGTTCTCTACGGAGGAAAAAAACTTTTCGAACCACTTCACACCAAGAACGTAACGAGCGATGACGAATACGCTTATACACATCATCATGTAGTATACAAAGTACCTCCAAATCCGTTGAAAGATTTCAGTAAGTTGTACAGATATCTATGGAAGAACGTCAAATTTATATTCCTTTCTAAATTCATCGATTTAGATGTATGTGTCCACATACGATAAGAATTTAATtcacattttcattttatagaaattacCGATCctgataaaaaagtaaatgcTCCGAATATTATCTATCCCGAATTATTAGTCGTAGTCGATTACAAAGAGTACAAGTGAGTAAAACAACATATTAAAATGACTAAAGAGtgatgtttaataatattttaaatagcattattaaagttattaaattattgttacataaaCTCATAGAGATCAAGAGACACAATCACAAATCGtaaaaaacacttattatcTTACTGTAGATTACTTGGTGGAAATGTCGAGCAGGCCGTAAAATACATCTTCTCATTTTGGAACGGAGTTGACTTGAGATATCGCTTGCTAACCACACCTAAAATTCGATTCAATATCGTAGGAGTAGTTATAGCTACGGTACGttccattatatattttatatacatattttttttaattacaataaaattatctctCTTCATGAAACTTTATCGCAGGACCCGGATGCAACTCCATACCTGGAGAAGAATCGCCATGAAGATTCGGAAAATGCTGTAGATGCAGATCGTGCTCTGCGCGGTATGGCAGACTATTTCTATCGTGAAACCAGATTTCCAACAGATTATTATGATATAGCGATATCTATGACACGGtgagtattatatttttattaatttaattttcactacAAGTGCGAGTGATGAAATAACGATACTGCCCATAATTTCAGATTGGATTTGTGCAATATGCTCACTGAAGATTATTGTGATCTGTCAACTTTGGGTAAGTCTGTTAATATATTCTCATATTCAGTGATAGGAATCAATTCATACtgcgtataattaattattaataattacaggTTACGCATATGTGGCTGGTGCATGTGACAGAAATGCAACGAAACAATCATCCGAGGCCGTAGGAATTATCGAGGATAACGGTGGATTCGGCGGTATCATCACTGCGGCTCACGAGATCGGTCATTTGTAAGTCGATGTGTACCCGCTCTTTCTACTTTTACctattttaagtattttaacAGACATAAAAGGAAAACTGAAgaataaattcataattcaTGCTTACGCTAATTCTCTATTGTGATAAACGTACAAGCGTAAAAAAGACAAGATACTCTTTTTCACGACATTCAATATCCATTTATTAGCGTCAGAATCGTTTGATAATGAAAAGACGTTTGATTGTAGGATAGGTGCGCGTCACGACGGCAATCCTAACGGAGCCGGAGACTGTCCGGCTCATGAAGGCTTCATTATGACTGGCGGGCTTATGTTGCACGAGAACGGCTTTGAATGGTCCACGTGCAGTATAGACGCGTTCTACAAATTTATCAAGTACGTATTGTGCAATCTCGTACTTGCGTACATAatcttaaaaataagaaacatgTATTCTATTACTTAACTTTCTATTTTTGAGATCATATgcggaaattaatatttacaaatttgaAAACATTGTTTCAGCGAGGACAGAGCAAAATGTCTTTACAATGAACCTTTATATGGCGACCAATTGCCGCGTGTTTTGCCTGGAAAATTACTGTCTCTGAACGAACAGTGCAAAATGACCTCGGGAACACCAGCTTGTAATGTAAGTGCAACAttaaatgatatttcattCATACATGAATAGGGACTAGTGAATAAATTCTCGAGAATTGTGAAACAATTGTACAAATTGGGACaaatttaaaatgaattttattctggaaaaatttcaagaaagTTTCTCATTACAGAAAGATGCTACGGTCTGTACTCGCTTGGAATGTGAATATCCTGGCTTTGAGGGTTATTGCACAGCAGCAGCCCCAGCAGCGGAAGGTTCTCCTTGCGGAGATGGATTGGTGGGTTGCTGCtttttgtattacatatagaaattcttgaaaaacgcaataagatatatatcttataataaattatatctttatctatAAACACAGATATTACTATTAACAAAGCAATTATACtcattatttgatatttttttagtattGCTTGAATGGCAAATGCGTGTTGGAGGGAATAATAACCAAGgagcaagagaaaaagaaatcacTCAAAGATTATCTCCCGAGATTAAATATTCAggaaatcaagaaaattacGTGGATGGATTTAGTACGAAAAGTGAGAGAAATGAGAGACAAAGTGAAAGAAaaagtgaaagaaaaattaaaaaatatctttggGCCAAAGAAAACGTGAATGTTGAACTGTAAGTATTACATCAACTGAAATcgcaataaaaaaacaattgtaCGAATTGatttgaattatatttcaaatcaattaatCCTCTTTCATTCCTATTACAACTTTCCTCAAGAATTATAtctcaattatattacaactattcaaccctaaatatgtaaatgtgtAAATATGAGATTTTTgcttatgtattaaaattttataagagcagttattcatttaaaaattataaagtaaatatgtTTCAATCTACATGTTACAGGACACCACACATGCTGGTTACACAGCTACTATTGTGCATCACTGTTGCTTTTatggaatatttttcatatacaaaaatgtaatttcaatGATATTCTGTTTTGTCACGAACATATTACATCATGTTTCAATATAAActgtaaaattctttttacataTAGTTTATATATGCAAAAATACCGAAAAGTTACACGTTGTACCATATGcaaacttataaaaaataaaaaaaatataaatattcacaaTACAAATGTTCACTATCTACTCTATAATGTACAATTTACACACTtcatattatatgataataatatgcaTTAGTGATTTGAGCttattttctgtttaattCTATACAACtactttttaacataaaagttttgtataaatgaacaatatacCTGAATACCTATTTAAAGGTTTATAAACGAGAATGTACACTTAATgtgtaaattaaatgttaaccATTACACAATGGGACTAAATTAAATGCCTAAACTATTGCTTAAAGAAAACTATCATtgttattcattgtaaattttctaaatttaagaGGAGAGGGTCAAAATAAACatctaattttatataaagaatatattaatatattaaatatgctaataaataatatattaatttgaagaaacaaatttatttgtgaTTTACTATATACTCATTGACTCTATACCTGCTTCGTCATATAACTGGTCCTTGGTACCAGGATAGTTTTCCAAAATGGTATCTATTATCTCAGTGCatattcttttccttttgaaatattcacgCGAGTACTCATCCACCTGCTCTTGGGCCTTTCGTTTTGATTGACGTAAATCTTCAATACGATTTTTTGTCATATTTTGTTCATCTAGCTCATGCTTCAACTTTATTACGCTATCTAGTAAAACAACCTCTTCTTCCTTTGCCTGCTTCAATGAGAGGCTTGACTTCAAACAGATTAAAAGAGCCTCCTGTTCTTTAATGCGATTTATGACTTCTTGATATTTTCTCTCAATATCATAGGCATGCGTCTGTAGTTCTTTGTCGATCCTCACCAATTCGTCAGTGTTACATGTCAAATGTTGAACAGCGCAATATATCTTCTGGTTGCCATAGACCTAAGGATAAGACGAGAATAAGTGATCTTTTTGAAAATCGTTGCATCTTTGCACATATGTTACCTTTACAAACAATTTCCCATCTGTCACAAGTTGGTTCATAACTTGTTGAACCTCAGGTTTGCTatatttgtatgtatgtaaacTTGTGACTAGGTCGTTCACGCTGTAAGGTCTGTTCTGCGTCTTCATGTATTCAGATATAGTATCGTATATAGCCATCTCTTCATTCATTCAAACTGTGAACGAAAGACACTGTTCACTAACATACGTTTAGtcaacatatattttacagaattcaataaataatacacatgACTTACTCCTTCTTACTGAACTTGTTTTTCTTCACTCACTCAATGTTCGAATTTTGACAGTTTAGTATCAGACTCCGCCTGGTGTCCACTGACAGAATCCGCGAACGCTACGCTTCTCTTCGCTTGTAAAAACTATCGGCAATGCAGTCTGGCTACATATTCTATTGTAcgagattattttatgaatgcgagtaaaatttgataaattttgatatttaaatgtcaaaattttaataatatgcaatGATACCATTTCTAAAGCTAGTTAATCGATCtttatttgtatattgtaATAGGACAAACATCTCAGAAAAGTGTATTGACATGATATAGTATTAGCtctgataatatttttaattctctacaactatatacatacatataactaaaaatttgataatatttctaaaattcttttttctttttttatttcatggtTAAATAAGAGATTCTTATCCTACACCATACTACAAAATAAAAGTCGCGTCCAACTTACCATTGAATTTTACTACTATCTCATTTTTTTGAAAACAGTGGAGCTTGTGGcggaaatttttgaaattaatttcgaagtTGTCTTTCGCCAAACGTCACTTGTTGAAGCCTATATAGAGTGATAACCTGCTTACCAACGTCAGAAGCAGGTTGCCATTCTGCAGGCGCTCtacatttatgatatataaattgcaataattgtaaaaagtgTTACTAACAAATTTAAACCTATACGATTATTGCCTAATGTCTCATCTATTGCAAAACAAATTTGTTACGTAACAGAAAAACATTATTTGAaactacaaaatattttaacaaaactcGATAATCATTACTTTAGCTCAATGATTACAACCATTACCTAGCGACGACAAATATGGATTTGTACGGAAAAGATCGAGGCAATGTCAGTTTACCGCCACGTCTTCAACCACGCAATTTTGACGAAACCAAATTGAAAGATGTCATCATTAACACGCAAAAATGTTCTTACAACTTaaaaattgcagaaataaataaaagaattcagaggtatttattaaagacattttttagctaaaatattttgattcttTAATACTAAACTAAAAATTTAAGATACtctatataataacaatactaATCTTTCAAACAGATTAGAAGAACGAAATAAAGAATTGAAGGATAATTTAGAAGATACGAATTATTCTATCAAAACTTTGGAAGAAGAGAGGGTACaagaaatattcaatttaaacACACAAGTAGCTTCTCAAGCAGCCAGAATAGACGAATATAAAAAGCAATTGATGACAGTTGAAAAATCAAGAATCGATGATAGGATTGCTCACACTGCAAAAGTcacaaatattaatgataaatatagaAACACAAGGCTCATACTTATTTCGCAGATTAAGCTTTTAAGTAActgtgtttttatatttttgtacgattgttacattaaattggcgttaattatgcaatctataaaacttttttattgcataattgaTTTATACAAAACATTAGAAATCTTTTTACAATTCGAATTGTGCCACAGACTAAATgtaagatattatttaattgtattttaaatgTGTCAGATTACTTTAGATTTTTTGTAACATGTGTTAAGGTGCTAAAACTAACATTTTGGAAGATTACAAATTAATGCAagatacactgagaaaaaaattggacATGCAAAATCAAATGCTAATCCATGAAAGAGAACAAGTGAAAGAAAACTTGGGCTGCATTGAACGCAAGTTCAAGATTGATAGAGAAAAGTATAGCAGATATGACTTCTGTTTCATATTGTTGggaaaacattaatattattatttttggatATCTAGACTCAAAGAAGATTTATATAATCGCCTCTTGCATCTGGCTGGTGTATTTCAAATTGAAGTAGCTCAACACATGCCGTATACCATATCCAgattattatcaaaaaatatagcTATAAGTAATAACTTGTTAAAATTTACGGAAAGCGCGACTCTTAAAAAACAAGATTGTGATTTACGCAAGtgagttattaatttatttaaatatatttgcacaAATCTGtgaatttttacaatatttaaagtttgtctttaaaacttaaaaaacgtttatgcatttatgagtacacaaatgtacatttatataaattcattaattatatgtgtaatacacatatgaaatatttttttgtacaaactgacaatattttttatttcatagaaaagcaataaaagaatataaaagaaaaatcaagaATGCGCAGTTAAACGCGAAGAAATCAGCAGTGACTACCAAACTGGAGAAATTTGCGATTGCAATGTTgcatgaaattcgcagtaaGGTGAGTATCGATGTATCCAAATTGGACAAACCTGTTCATCTAACGGAAGAACAATACGTAGTAAACAAAGATAAGGCTACCATCGAGGCGCGAAAGTGTGACACTAACGTGAAATACAtggaaattttactttattgcgaaaaagaaaaacttaccATTGCTAAAAATCGAAAACAATGGATATCTGATCAAATACAAACGCATTTGCAGATGCtctatgatattaaatatatgctAATGAActtaaaactgaaaaataatgACAAGTAAAAAAAGATCAGTATTAATGaaactgaaataaaatgattgaaataaaagaaatgtaagaaataaattagctCAACTCTGTTTTGATCAATTgtacagaaaattaatttaccttGATATATCTTTCAAcgataatatatgaattacaTATATACGATTTTgaacgaaatataaaaatcttagaATAGGAAACAGCATTAAGTCTTTCTTGTCTTTGACATCCTGTTTTTCTTGCCTTGTCTCTTGACAATGTCCAGATCTATTTTATGATCTGGTTTCACGAATTTTTTCATCTTTGCCTTTTCCCGTTTCCTAAATCACATAAAGATAAATTAGCAATTAGCATATTAAacaaagtttatataaaagtagTTTGTTAATCACTGTATAAATTcagcaattaataaatacttctcacgtatatattattattatttatatatttttacatatttattttattctacttACAATTTGATGACGGTCGGTGCGACAATGTTTCTTTGTTGAAGCGATTTGTAGCGATCTTTCAGTAAATTCATGCTGGGTTTACAGTTTCTCAAATTACCAGTTAACTCTTCCATAAGCTGAAAATCAGAATCCATGGGCTCAAATTTTATCCTACCAAGGGTTCTTGGCATAGTAGATTCTCTTTCACATTTCTTCATTCGTTTCTGTCGTAAGagttcttctttcttctctttggcCTCTATTTGCTTCTGTaaaatgttcaatttataAACATCGGAAAGTTTTTTCTTCTCACATTTCATCAATGCACGCTCGTTAGCCTCTTGCTTCTGTTCTCGTTGTTTTCTTCTTTGCACAAGTGTCTTCTTGATGTTCTTTACAGTTTTATCATTTCCTACTACAGAtgaatcttcttcttcttcttcttggtcCTCTTGAGCAGATTTTGAATTTACTgtggttttatttatatttggtAAACCTTCCGACATTTCTTTCATCATATATTCATCTCGTTTGTTTAACGGAATctgacaaataataatttaataaaatattttataagaaacatCCACAAatcataaagaataaaaataaaagttttagctagtaaaagatttattaatgaGATTATTGtgcatacaaataaattagaaaatttattctgaaataatctagaaattaatatataactaattagtttaattaatttaatgacgtACCTTTTTAAACATTTGAGTTGTGACTCTGTCCAAATGCTTCTCCTGCTTGATAAGCTCCAATTCTTTTTGAGCTATTTCATGCAACAACTCTTGGTGATCAGTATATGATGGGTTATAAGATGTACCTGGATGCGGCGCTTCCACTGCTGGTAAAATGGATGGCTTTTTACCCAAAGATGAGGgtacttttcttttattaactCCTAAATGTTTTATCGTATGCCGAAGACTATCAGAGGACATCCAATCAGTGACTTTTTCTGGCAATAAGTCATTCTTCGTGACTTGCCATGCATCACCTGTAATCTCTCCTCTCTTAGGACGTTTAGCTGCAGCGGCTTTTGCAAGCGCTCTATTTTTCAAAACTACTTTctctttcaatttaagaatACCCTTCATTTTTCTCTCCGCTTCGCGTTGCCGTAATACGGAGCTCATACGTTCCTCCTTGGTTCTTACTCGGTTTCTTTTGGAGATTGGATCGGGAACTTTTGTATGTGGTTTTAAAGAAGCAAAGCATCTTGGCTCTTTGCTTTTCAAAGCTAGTCTGGCCTCGCGTTTGGCACTTTTCACAGG encodes the following:
- the LOC105280285 gene encoding ribosome biogenesis protein NOP53, whose amino-acid sequence is MVDIINTAKTKKHKVSKKTKKSWRKHVDINDVDAFLDNKRLEERLGAPFSERPDSELFTIDKNASATKPVKSAKREARLALKSKEPRCFASLKPHTKVPDPISKRNRVRTKEERMSSVLRQREAERKMKGILKLKEKVVLKNRALAKAAAAKRPKRGEITGDAWQVTKNDLLPEKVTDWMSSDSLRHTIKHLGVNKRKVPSSLGKKPSILPAVEAPHPGTSYNPSYTDHQELLHEIAQKELELIKQEKHLDRVTTQMFKKIPLNKRDEYMMKEMSEGLPNINKTTVNSKSAQEDQEEEEEDSSVVGNDKTVKNIKKTLVQRRKQREQKQEANERALMKCEKKKLSDVYKLNILQKQIEAKEKKEELLRQKRMKKCERESTMPRTLGRIKFEPMDSDFQLMEELTGNLRNCKPSMNLLKDRYKSLQQRNIVAPTVIKLKREKAKMKKFVKPDHKIDLDIVKRQGKKNRMSKTRKT
- the LOC105280281 gene encoding A disintegrin and metalloproteinase with thrombospondin motifs 1: MTPDEVMSVFHAPHHLVPEYEVVPVLHRTKKQEDSDVSEVKVKAFNDEVKLYLNPTEGILASKNTPVWTVKSNPEASEGLQYEQVLGAMKSLGVALQDVDSSSAVVVTPTPNGKIHLDGIIKDAYVIKSLPQRILQKVLYGGKKLFEPLHTKNVTSDDEYAYTHHHVVYKVPPNPLKDFKITDPDKKVNAPNIIYPELLVVVDYKEYKLLGGNVEQAVKYIFSFWNGVDLRYRLLTTPKIRFNIVGVVIATDPDATPYLEKNRHEDSENAVDADRALRGMADYFYRETRFPTDYYDIAISMTRLDLCNMLTEDYCDLSTLGYAYVAGACDRNATKQSSEAVGIIEDNGGFGGIITAAHEIGHLIGARHDGNPNGAGDCPAHEGFIMTGGLMLHENGFEWSTCSIDAFYKFINEDRAKCLYNEPLYGDQLPRVLPGKLLSLNEQCKMTSGTPACNKDATVCTRLECEYPGFEGYCTAAAPAAEGSPCGDGLYCLNGKCVLEGIITKEQEKKKSLKDYLPRLNIQEIKKITWMDLVRKVREMRDKVKEKVKEKLKNIFGPKKT
- the LOC105280284 gene encoding homologous-pairing protein 2 homolog, giving the protein MNEEMAIYDTISEYMKTQNRPYSVNDLVTSLHTYKYSKPEVQQVMNQLVTDGKLFVKVYGNQKIYCAVQHLTCNTDELVRIDKELQTHAYDIERKYQEVINRIKEQEALLICLKSSLSLKQAKEEEVVLLDSVIKLKHELDEQNMTKNRIEDLRQSKRKAQEQVDEYSREYFKRKRICTEIIDTILENYPGTKDQLYDEAGIESMSI